One region of Skermanella mucosa genomic DNA includes:
- a CDS encoding ABC transporter substrate-binding protein — protein MKSTNKTLSRVLAGALAAGAVALSAGQAGAQVSADTVRIGVLNDQSGLYADFGGRGSVVAAEMAVADFGGKVLGKPIEILSADHQNKPDIGSNIARQWFDRENVDAIADLTTSSVALAVQEIGKQTGRVTLTSGAATSRLTGDACSPTGFHWAYDTVALANGTGKAVVQEGGKTWYFLTADYAFGYALEKDVGEVVKAAGGEVLGAVRHPLNTADFSSFLLQAQGSGAQVVGLANAGTDTTTAIKQAAEFGIVQGGQQLAGLLLVLSDVHSLGLETAQGLVLTTGFYWDMDDEARAWSQRYFERMNRMPNMVQAGVYSSVMHYLKAIDAAGTDEGKVVAAKMKELPIKDMFARNGDVREDGRMVHDMYLARVKAPSDSKKPWDYYEIVRTIPGAEAYLPLAQSQCPLVKK, from the coding sequence ATGAAGTCAACGAACAAGACGCTGTCGCGGGTGCTTGCCGGGGCGCTCGCGGCGGGCGCCGTGGCGCTGTCGGCGGGGCAGGCGGGAGCCCAGGTTTCGGCGGATACGGTCAGGATCGGCGTGCTGAACGACCAGTCCGGCCTCTACGCCGATTTCGGCGGGCGCGGCTCGGTGGTCGCGGCCGAGATGGCGGTCGCGGATTTCGGCGGCAAGGTGCTGGGCAAGCCGATCGAGATCCTGTCGGCCGATCACCAGAACAAGCCGGACATCGGCTCCAACATCGCGCGCCAGTGGTTCGACCGCGAGAATGTCGATGCCATCGCCGACCTGACCACCTCGTCGGTGGCGCTGGCGGTCCAGGAGATCGGCAAGCAGACCGGCCGGGTCACCCTGACCTCGGGGGCCGCGACCTCGCGCCTGACCGGCGACGCCTGCTCGCCGACCGGCTTCCACTGGGCTTACGACACCGTGGCGCTGGCCAACGGCACCGGCAAGGCGGTGGTCCAGGAGGGCGGCAAGACCTGGTATTTCCTGACCGCGGACTACGCCTTCGGCTATGCGCTGGAGAAGGATGTCGGCGAGGTCGTCAAGGCGGCCGGCGGCGAGGTGCTGGGCGCCGTCCGCCATCCCCTGAACACGGCCGACTTCTCCTCCTTCCTGCTCCAGGCGCAGGGGTCGGGCGCCCAGGTGGTCGGGCTCGCCAACGCCGGGACGGACACCACGACCGCGATCAAGCAGGCGGCGGAGTTCGGCATCGTCCAGGGCGGCCAGCAGCTTGCCGGCCTGCTGCTGGTGCTCAGCGACGTCCACTCCCTCGGGCTGGAGACGGCTCAGGGGCTGGTGCTGACGACGGGCTTCTACTGGGACATGGACGACGAGGCGCGGGCCTGGTCGCAGCGCTATTTCGAGCGCATGAACCGCATGCCCAACATGGTCCAGGCGGGCGTCTATTCCTCGGTCATGCACTATCTCAAGGCGATCGACGCGGCCGGCACCGACGAGGGCAAGGTGGTCGCGGCCAAGATGAAGGAACTGCCGATCAAGGACATGTTCGCCCGCAACGGGGATGTGCGCGAAGACGGCCGGATGGTCCACGACATGTACCTGGCGCGGGTCAAGGCCCCGTCGGACAGCAAGAAGCCGTGGGACTATTACGAGATCGTTCGGACCATTCCCGGCGCCGAGGCCTACCTGCCGCTGGCCCAGAGCCAGTGCCCGCTGGTCAAGAAGTAG
- a CDS encoding response regulator, protein MSLHRLLERQLKRAARGRPDGQPDMAALLEMVDAAYTEADQERARIERSTRLMEEELEAVNRRIRAEGEAVARTILDNVGEGIVTADDRGMIESVNRAIESMFGYAEHELRGRNLTLLMAPADAAPHDGQVAAYRDSGRARIIGRQREAVARRRSGEIFPIELAVAEITLAEGRKFIGVIRDITLRKEAEREIRESERSFRHFAASASDWFWEMGADLRFTRFLGNFEAVLGPEAELSVGRTLGELMGAGEPMAADAGRFADLEAHRAFRGLTGAFRDAGGTVRTISISGTPLFDDGGSFAGYRGTATDITASVEAEQRVTEAEAKLAAAIASISEGLVLFDADDRLVLCNQEYRRMFAPVADLLRPGLPFAEALEAAAASGHYADRPPERAAEWLESRSRAHRRADGMPFLHHFANGVSIESTERRTPDGGTVGIYVDVTERRRIARELVEAKDRAEAADHAKSEFLAAMSHEIRTPMNGVIGMTGLLLDTALTGDQRYYAETIRESGEALLAIINDILDFSKIEAGHLELEETEFSILDEAEAVVELLAPRALSKGIEIVSFVPPRLHKLVRGDPGRLRQILLNLVGNAVKFTEKGVVSLQVIDLADPGADDTGEVAGVRFVVDDTGIGIPPEAMGRLFRHFSQVDSTTSRRYGGTGLGLVISKRLVDLMGGTIGVESTVGRGSTFWFELPLPRTGQAPAARQADWSVLAGRQVLIVDDTAVNRDIMARQLAPWGVETRTAVSAAEGLTILRQASRAGQPLDAVLLDHNMPEMSGIDLLAILRADPRLRGLKVALCSSSGVGSLKDELVGVEVDALLHKPLRHTTLLTRLAELLGGAAPEGADPAEVPAEAAAPARRLRILVAEDNQVNQQVATGLITRLGHRVDIAANGREAVEAICNLPYDLVLMDVQMPEMDGYEATAAIRRLKGGRAEVPIIAMTANAMEGDPQKCLAAGMDDYLPKPVDRRKLANAIGYWGHRRGGGGAEPPAPPAQLPAQIPVPPPASAGIEAGPETAILVVEDDPISRRILAGLLKEEGRRIDVAVNGREAVEAALRRPYHAILMDIQMPEMDGFAATRAIRALPPPAGSAPVIAMTADAELLQGEEWRACGMVDFVTKPINRKLVNEKLEHWAARSVPAAEPGPADHLVDAERLADLADAMGWDTVSDLIDLFLEAGREAASGIRAALARGDLAAAGKEAHTLKGSSSNVGAVTVQAIAHHLLDVCHAGDGAAASALAERIDAALAAAEEPLRRAVRLHDNPLP, encoded by the coding sequence ATGAGCCTGCACCGGCTGCTGGAGCGCCAGCTCAAGCGGGCGGCACGCGGACGGCCCGACGGCCAGCCCGACATGGCGGCCCTGTTGGAGATGGTGGACGCCGCCTATACCGAGGCGGACCAGGAGCGTGCCCGGATCGAGCGAAGCACCCGCCTGATGGAGGAGGAGCTTGAGGCCGTCAACCGCCGCATCCGCGCGGAGGGGGAGGCGGTCGCCCGCACCATCCTGGACAATGTCGGGGAAGGGATCGTCACAGCCGACGACCGGGGCATGATCGAGAGCGTCAACCGCGCGATCGAATCCATGTTCGGCTATGCCGAGCACGAGCTGCGCGGCCGGAACCTGACCCTGCTGATGGCGCCGGCCGACGCGGCACCCCATGACGGCCAGGTCGCGGCCTACCGCGACTCCGGCAGGGCGCGGATCATCGGCCGGCAGCGGGAGGCGGTGGCCAGGCGGCGGTCCGGCGAGATCTTCCCGATCGAGCTGGCGGTGGCCGAGATCACGCTTGCGGAAGGCCGCAAATTCATCGGCGTGATCCGGGACATCACGCTCCGCAAGGAGGCAGAGCGGGAGATCCGCGAGAGCGAGCGCAGCTTCCGCCATTTCGCCGCTTCGGCCTCGGACTGGTTCTGGGAGATGGGCGCAGACCTGCGCTTCACCCGGTTCCTCGGCAATTTCGAGGCGGTGCTGGGGCCGGAGGCCGAACTGTCGGTCGGCCGCACCCTTGGCGAGCTGATGGGGGCCGGCGAGCCGATGGCGGCGGATGCCGGCCGGTTCGCCGACCTGGAGGCGCACCGGGCGTTCCGCGGACTGACCGGAGCGTTCCGCGACGCGGGCGGCACGGTCCGGACCATCAGCATCAGCGGGACGCCGCTGTTCGACGACGGCGGGAGCTTCGCCGGATACCGCGGCACCGCGACCGACATCACCGCCTCGGTCGAGGCGGAGCAGCGGGTGACCGAGGCCGAGGCCAAGCTGGCCGCCGCCATCGCCAGCATCTCGGAGGGGCTGGTGCTGTTCGACGCCGACGACCGGCTGGTGCTGTGCAACCAGGAATATAGAAGGATGTTCGCGCCGGTCGCCGACCTCCTCCGGCCCGGGCTGCCCTTCGCCGAGGCGCTGGAAGCCGCGGCGGCCAGCGGCCACTACGCCGACCGCCCGCCCGAACGGGCGGCGGAATGGCTGGAGAGCCGGTCGCGCGCCCATCGCCGGGCCGACGGCATGCCGTTCCTGCATCATTTCGCCAACGGCGTCTCGATCGAGAGCACCGAGCGCCGAACGCCCGACGGCGGCACCGTCGGCATCTATGTGGACGTGACGGAGCGCCGCCGCATCGCGCGCGAGCTGGTCGAGGCCAAGGACAGGGCGGAAGCCGCCGACCATGCCAAGTCGGAGTTCCTGGCCGCCATGAGCCACGAGATCCGCACCCCGATGAACGGGGTCATCGGCATGACCGGCCTGCTGCTGGACACCGCACTGACCGGCGACCAGCGCTATTACGCGGAGACGATCCGTGAGAGCGGCGAGGCGCTGCTCGCCATCATCAACGACATCCTGGACTTCTCCAAGATCGAGGCCGGCCACCTGGAACTGGAGGAGACCGAGTTCTCCATCCTCGACGAGGCGGAGGCGGTGGTCGAGCTGCTCGCCCCTCGGGCCTTGTCCAAGGGCATCGAGATCGTCAGCTTCGTCCCGCCCCGGCTCCACAAGCTGGTGCGCGGCGATCCCGGCCGGCTGCGGCAGATCCTGCTGAACCTGGTCGGCAACGCGGTCAAGTTCACGGAGAAGGGCGTCGTCTCGCTCCAGGTCATCGACCTCGCGGATCCCGGTGCCGACGACACCGGCGAGGTCGCCGGGGTGCGCTTCGTGGTGGACGACACCGGCATCGGCATCCCGCCCGAAGCCATGGGCCGCCTGTTCCGCCATTTCTCGCAGGTCGATTCGACGACGTCGCGGCGGTACGGGGGAACCGGACTGGGGCTGGTGATCTCCAAGCGGCTGGTCGACCTGATGGGCGGCACGATCGGGGTGGAGAGCACGGTCGGCCGGGGCTCCACCTTCTGGTTCGAGCTGCCGCTGCCGCGTACCGGGCAGGCCCCCGCCGCCCGGCAGGCCGACTGGTCGGTGCTGGCGGGGCGGCAGGTGCTGATCGTGGACGACACCGCGGTCAACCGGGACATCATGGCGCGCCAGCTCGCCCCCTGGGGCGTCGAGACCCGCACCGCCGTCTCGGCCGCCGAGGGACTGACGATCCTGCGCCAGGCCAGCCGGGCCGGGCAGCCGCTCGACGCCGTCCTGCTCGACCACAACATGCCGGAAATGTCCGGCATCGACCTGCTGGCGATCCTGCGCGCCGATCCCAGGCTGCGCGGCCTCAAGGTCGCCCTGTGTTCGTCGTCGGGCGTCGGCAGCCTGAAGGACGAACTGGTCGGGGTCGAGGTCGACGCCCTCCTGCACAAGCCGCTGCGGCACACCACCCTGCTGACCCGGCTGGCCGAACTGCTGGGCGGCGCCGCGCCGGAGGGGGCCGATCCGGCGGAGGTCCCGGCCGAGGCGGCGGCGCCGGCCCGGCGGCTGCGCATCCTGGTGGCCGAGGACAACCAGGTGAACCAGCAGGTCGCCACCGGGCTGATCACCCGGCTGGGGCATCGCGTCGATATCGCCGCCAACGGCCGCGAGGCGGTCGAGGCGATCTGCAACCTGCCCTATGATCTGGTCCTGATGGACGTCCAGATGCCGGAGATGGACGGGTACGAGGCGACCGCGGCGATCCGCAGGCTGAAGGGCGGCCGGGCCGAGGTGCCGATCATCGCCATGACCGCCAACGCGATGGAGGGTGACCCGCAGAAGTGCCTTGCGGCCGGCATGGACGATTACCTGCCCAAGCCGGTGGACCGCCGCAAGCTCGCCAACGCCATCGGCTATTGGGGGCACCGGCGCGGCGGAGGCGGCGCGGAGCCGCCCGCGCCGCCGGCCCAACTCCCGGCCCAGATCCCGGTTCCGCCGCCGGCTTCCGCCGGGATCGAGGCCGGTCCCGAAACCGCGATCCTGGTGGTCGAGGACGACCCGATCAGCCGGCGCATCCTGGCCGGCCTGCTGAAGGAGGAGGGGCGCCGCATCGACGTGGCGGTCAACGGGCGGGAGGCCGTGGAGGCGGCGTTGCGCCGGCCCTACCACGCGATCCTGATGGACATCCAGATGCCGGAGATGGACGGCTTCGCCGCGACCCGCGCGATCCGCGCCCTGCCGCCGCCGGCGGGCTCCGCCCCGGTGATCGCCATGACGGCGGATGCGGAACTGCTCCAGGGCGAGGAGTGGCGCGCCTGCGGCATGGTCGATTTCGTGACCAAGCCGATCAACCGCAAGCTGGTCAACGAGAAGCTGGAGCACTGGGCGGCACGTTCCGTTCCCGCCGCCGAACCCGGTCCGGCGGACCATCTGGTGGATGCGGAACGCCTGGCCGACTTGGCCGACGCCATGGGTTGGGACACGGTTTCCGACCTGATCGACCTGTTCCTGGAAGCGGGGCGGGAGGCGGCATCCGGCATCCGGGCGGCGCTGGCCAGGGGCGACCTCGCCGCAGCGGGCAAAGAGGCCCACACCCTGAAGGGCTCGTCGAGCAATGTCGGCGCGGTCACCGTCCAGGCGATCGCGCACCACCTGCTCGACGTCTGCCACGCGGGCGACGGGGCGGCGGCTTCCGCCCTGGCGGAACGCATCGACGCGGCGCTCGCCGCCGCGGAGGAACCGCTCCGCCGGGCCGTTCGCCTCCACGACAATCCGCTGCCCTGA
- a CDS encoding FIST signal transduction protein — MRVKQLAWTPGQGWEDFGPSDDLSRADFVLYFFAPGVPDLTDRLAELAERFPGAPLVGCSTGGEIIGEEVFDGSVVASAVSFDATPVRIAKVEIGEDESRAVGRRLAAELPGDGLRALFILSDGTRINGSDLIRGLQEVLGADVTITGGLAGDGADFKVTHVGAGDQPRPGRVAAIGLYGDAVAVGHGSYGGWQPFGPERRITGSAGNVLHTLDNQPALDLYKRYLGDLVPELPGSALLFPLRIVRPDGGEVVRTVVGTDDATNTMVFAGDVPEGSVAQLMRASFEKLIDGAGEAAGMAAAPEGTHLAILVSCIGRKLVLGQRVAEEVESAAEILGGGARTLGFYSYGEISPQARTGACELHNQTMTITTIGER, encoded by the coding sequence ATGCGCGTCAAACAGCTTGCCTGGACGCCGGGGCAGGGGTGGGAGGACTTCGGGCCTTCCGACGACCTGTCCCGGGCGGACTTCGTCCTCTACTTCTTCGCACCCGGCGTCCCCGACCTGACGGATCGCCTCGCCGAACTCGCGGAGCGGTTTCCCGGAGCACCCCTGGTCGGATGCTCGACCGGCGGCGAGATCATCGGGGAAGAGGTGTTCGACGGCTCCGTCGTCGCCTCCGCGGTCTCGTTCGACGCGACGCCGGTCCGGATCGCCAAGGTCGAGATCGGGGAGGACGAGTCGCGCGCCGTCGGCCGCCGCCTCGCCGCCGAACTGCCGGGGGACGGCCTGCGCGCCCTGTTCATCCTGTCCGACGGCACGCGGATCAACGGCAGCGACCTGATCCGCGGCCTGCAGGAGGTGCTGGGCGCCGATGTCACGATCACCGGCGGCCTTGCCGGCGACGGCGCCGATTTCAAGGTCACCCATGTCGGCGCCGGGGACCAGCCGCGGCCCGGGCGGGTCGCCGCCATCGGCCTGTACGGCGACGCGGTCGCCGTCGGCCACGGCAGCTATGGCGGCTGGCAGCCCTTCGGGCCGGAACGCCGGATCACCGGTTCCGCCGGCAACGTGCTCCACACCCTGGACAACCAGCCGGCGCTCGACCTTTACAAGCGCTATCTCGGCGACCTGGTGCCGGAGCTTCCCGGCTCGGCGCTGCTGTTCCCGCTGCGCATCGTCCGCCCCGACGGCGGCGAGGTGGTCCGCACGGTGGTCGGAACGGACGACGCGACGAACACCATGGTCTTCGCGGGCGACGTGCCCGAGGGCAGCGTTGCCCAATTGATGCGGGCCAGCTTCGAGAAGCTGATCGACGGCGCCGGCGAGGCCGCCGGCATGGCCGCAGCACCCGAGGGGACCCATCTGGCGATCCTGGTGTCCTGCATCGGCCGCAAGCTGGTGCTGGGCCAGCGGGTCGCCGAGGAGGTCGAAAGCGCCGCGGAGATCCTGGGCGGGGGTGCCCGCACCCTCGGCTTCTACTCCTACGGCGAGATCTCGCCCCAGGCCCGCACCGGCGCCTGCGAGCTGCACAACCAGACCATGACGATCACCACCATCGGCGAAAGATGA
- a CDS encoding mechanosensitive ion channel domain-containing protein, which yields MMIDRNFGRSVLGLLMVLPLLALLLCGTPASAQVPSAALPGASAPAAPAAEPEDPTRQIQDLLATLEDPAARERLTAQLRTLLQTQQQTGPEEVEPPSSRVLEFMSERVGRLSRQMIAIGAVFADLPDTVEWLQGQATDEMRRDRWIQVGLQLILAVGVGFLASAAMSRLLRRARLSIENRRSERVLSRLPLVVLRTILELVPIGVFAVAGYGTLSVTDPPLVVRLVALIVINATILIQLVLALTRGVLEPTAPNLRMLPIGDESAHYGYIWARRLAYTAVYGYFISEAAYMLGLPSGSYGALLKLVGLVITGMLVILILQNRRDVAEWLRGRPLGGGSGGSVEAQEIAAGNRSGAFRAARRRLADVWHILAILYLVVIYGIWALSVQDGFEFMLRATGLSILVLIAARIVVNLIDALIRRGFSISPEVKLQFPHLEERANRYLPILQRVIKAVVWFFALLALLNAWGVDSFAWLESPIGQRISSGAVSIGVVLILAAIAWEVTSNLIEHYLTGTDRYGTRIERSARVRTLLPLLRNAVMVVLITVVALVTLSEIGVNIAPLLAGAGVIGLAIGFGSQTLVKDVITGLFILFEDTISVGDVVDVGGGHSGLVEAITIRTIKLRDQAGGVHSIPFSQVNSVLNLTKDFSYYVMDIGIGYGEDADRVIGVIKDLGAELQATPQFGRLILEPIEILGVDAFRDNAVIIKARIKTRPIQQWTVGREFNRRMKRRFDELNIEIPFPQRTIHIRNDGQVSAAAELPAPAGSPPQALRAR from the coding sequence ATGATGATCGACCGTAACTTCGGCCGGTCGGTGCTCGGCCTTCTGATGGTCCTGCCCCTGCTGGCCCTGCTGCTGTGCGGCACGCCCGCCTCCGCCCAGGTTCCCTCCGCGGCGCTGCCGGGGGCCTCCGCGCCCGCGGCACCCGCCGCCGAGCCGGAGGACCCCACCCGGCAGATCCAGGATCTGCTGGCCACCCTGGAGGACCCCGCCGCCCGCGAACGCCTGACCGCCCAGCTCCGCACCCTGTTGCAGACCCAGCAGCAGACCGGGCCGGAGGAGGTCGAGCCGCCCAGCTCGCGGGTGCTCGAATTCATGTCGGAGCGGGTCGGGCGGCTCAGCCGGCAGATGATCGCCATCGGCGCGGTGTTCGCCGACCTGCCGGACACGGTGGAATGGCTCCAGGGGCAGGCGACCGACGAGATGCGCCGCGACCGCTGGATCCAGGTCGGGCTCCAGCTCATCCTGGCGGTCGGCGTCGGGTTCCTGGCCAGCGCCGCCATGTCGCGCCTGCTGCGCCGCGCCCGGCTGTCGATCGAGAACCGGCGGAGCGAGCGCGTCCTGTCCCGCCTGCCGCTGGTGGTCCTGCGCACCATCCTCGAGCTGGTGCCGATCGGCGTCTTCGCCGTCGCCGGGTACGGCACCCTCTCCGTCACCGATCCGCCGTTGGTGGTGCGGCTGGTCGCCCTGATCGTGATCAACGCCACCATCCTGATCCAGCTGGTCCTGGCGCTGACCCGCGGCGTGCTGGAGCCCACCGCGCCGAACCTGCGGATGCTCCCCATCGGAGACGAATCGGCCCACTACGGCTATATCTGGGCCCGGCGCCTCGCCTATACCGCGGTCTACGGCTACTTCATCTCGGAAGCGGCCTACATGCTGGGCCTGCCCAGCGGCTCCTACGGGGCGCTGCTGAAGCTGGTCGGGCTGGTGATCACCGGCATGCTGGTGATCCTGATCCTGCAGAACCGGCGCGACGTCGCCGAATGGCTGCGCGGCCGCCCGCTGGGCGGCGGGAGCGGCGGCTCCGTCGAGGCCCAGGAGATCGCGGCCGGAAACCGCAGCGGGGCGTTCCGCGCCGCCCGGCGCCGGCTGGCCGATGTCTGGCACATCCTGGCGATCCTGTACCTGGTGGTGATCTACGGGATCTGGGCGCTCAGCGTGCAGGACGGGTTCGAGTTCATGTTGCGGGCCACAGGCCTGTCGATCCTGGTGCTGATCGCGGCGCGCATCGTGGTGAACCTGATCGACGCCCTGATCCGCCGCGGCTTCTCGATCTCGCCCGAGGTCAAGCTGCAGTTCCCGCACCTGGAGGAGCGCGCCAACCGCTACCTGCCGATCCTCCAGCGGGTGATCAAGGCGGTGGTCTGGTTCTTCGCCCTGCTGGCCCTGCTCAACGCCTGGGGCGTCGACAGCTTCGCCTGGCTGGAGTCGCCGATCGGCCAGCGCATCAGCTCGGGCGCCGTCTCGATCGGAGTCGTCCTGATCCTCGCCGCCATCGCGTGGGAGGTCACCAGCAACCTGATCGAGCATTACCTGACCGGGACCGACCGCTACGGCACCCGGATCGAACGCAGCGCCCGGGTCCGCACCCTGCTGCCCTTGCTGCGGAACGCCGTCATGGTGGTTCTGATCACGGTGGTGGCCCTGGTCACCCTGTCGGAGATCGGCGTCAATATCGCCCCGCTGCTGGCCGGTGCCGGCGTCATCGGCCTGGCGATCGGCTTCGGCTCCCAGACGCTGGTCAAGGACGTCATCACCGGCCTGTTCATCCTGTTCGAGGACACGATCTCGGTCGGCGACGTGGTGGACGTGGGCGGCGGCCACAGCGGACTGGTCGAGGCGATCACGATCCGCACGATCAAGCTGCGCGACCAGGCCGGCGGCGTCCATTCGATCCCGTTCAGCCAAGTCAACTCGGTGCTGAACCTGACCAAGGACTTCTCCTACTACGTCATGGACATCGGCATCGGCTACGGCGAGGATGCCGACCGGGTGATCGGCGTGATCAAGGACCTGGGCGCCGAACTGCAGGCGACGCCGCAGTTCGGCCGGCTGATCCTGGAGCCGATCGAGATCCTGGGCGTGGACGCCTTCCGCGACAACGCCGTCATCATCAAGGCCCGGATCAAGACCCGCCCGATCCAGCAATGGACCGTCGGGCGCGAGTTCAACCGCCGCATGAAGCGCCGGTTCGACGAGCTGAATATCGAGATCCCGTTCCCGCAGCGCACGATCCACATCCGCAACGACGGCCAGGTGTCGGCGGCGGCGGAGTTGCCCGCTCCCGCCGGATCTCCGCCCCAGGCGCTCCGGGCTCGATGA
- a CDS encoding substrate-binding periplasmic protein: MARSFKLLRLVLLLCLPVLMPLPEPAAALDLVNIVLAPLPPFIVEGMPPDRPQGLVTDILSEAFRRDGRSARYTYMPASRAEHTVRNGRAFATVIWGGFGRDARDFVLSESLLEASVSAFVGTGYSGPPLDSFPAIAALQLDGPGRLRVIAIHGDPVQDSLVAAGVEIEDVPSIASALTLVVRAQGRVVLVTFTDPVLLTAQESGVAPSAFLEFPIRRTEFRLAIARSRAGAAGLVERFDEALASMREDGSIDAIRARYVSFRPPTD; encoded by the coding sequence ATGGCACGGTCATTCAAGCTGCTGCGACTCGTGCTCCTGCTGTGTCTCCCGGTCCTGATGCCGCTGCCGGAGCCGGCAGCGGCATTGGATCTGGTCAACATCGTGCTGGCGCCGCTGCCTCCCTTCATCGTCGAAGGGATGCCGCCCGACCGTCCGCAAGGCCTCGTCACCGACATCCTGTCCGAGGCTTTCCGGCGCGATGGCCGATCCGCCCGGTACACCTACATGCCGGCGTCCCGCGCCGAGCATACCGTGCGCAACGGGCGGGCGTTCGCCACCGTCATCTGGGGCGGTTTCGGCCGGGATGCCCGGGACTTCGTGCTTTCGGAAAGCCTGCTGGAGGCTTCGGTCAGCGCCTTCGTCGGGACCGGCTATTCCGGCCCGCCGCTCGACAGCTTTCCGGCCATCGCGGCCCTCCAGCTTGACGGGCCGGGGCGGCTGAGGGTCATCGCCATCCATGGCGACCCGGTGCAGGACAGCCTCGTTGCCGCCGGCGTCGAGATCGAGGACGTTCCCAGCATCGCGTCAGCCCTGACCCTGGTCGTCCGGGCGCAGGGCAGGGTCGTCCTGGTGACCTTCACCGACCCTGTCCTGCTGACCGCCCAGGAGAGCGGCGTCGCCCCGTCCGCCTTCCTGGAGTTCCCCATCAGGCGGACCGAGTTCCGCCTCGCGATCGCCCGCAGCCGGGCGGGCGCCGCCGGTCTCGTCGAGCGCTTCGACGAGGCGCTGGCCTCGATGCGCGAGGACGGCTCGATCGACGCGATCCGCGCCCGCTACGTCAGTTTCCGGCCGCCGACCGACTGA
- a CDS encoding 3'-5' exonuclease family protein, with protein MLSDLRKSLNRRHLTDPAYAFLFDEDTSGESVALAVGASSFDAERADLLEVVAIPIRGNRLLTSRRLHLKVGTSAPNPAPSVQERADQEQAALELLRFVGARPLVGYYLTFAVALIDRLVKPRIGVQTPNPVVEVSGLYYDHHRPSAGRPTADLRFDAILRDLDLPERGTPGPLADAVSSGLIYLTLRPPAA; from the coding sequence ATGCTGTCGGACCTGCGCAAGTCGCTCAACCGCCGCCACCTGACCGATCCCGCCTACGCCTTCCTGTTCGACGAGGACACCAGCGGCGAGTCGGTCGCCCTGGCGGTGGGCGCCAGCTCCTTCGACGCGGAGCGCGCCGATCTGCTGGAGGTCGTAGCGATCCCGATCCGCGGCAATCGCCTGCTGACCAGCCGGCGGCTCCACCTCAAGGTCGGGACGTCGGCGCCAAATCCCGCCCCCTCGGTTCAGGAGCGTGCGGATCAGGAGCAGGCGGCGCTCGAACTGCTGCGCTTCGTCGGGGCGCGGCCGCTGGTGGGATATTACCTGACCTTCGCGGTGGCGCTGATAGACCGGCTGGTCAAGCCGCGGATCGGCGTCCAGACTCCCAACCCCGTGGTCGAGGTGTCGGGCCTCTATTACGATCATCACCGGCCGTCGGCCGGCCGGCCGACGGCCGATCTCCGGTTCGACGCGATCCTGCGCGACCTCGATCTGCCCGAGCGCGGGACTCCCGGTCCGCTGGCCGATGCCGTCTCCTCCGGCCTGATCTATCTGACATTGCGCCCGCCTGCCGCTTGA